Proteins found in one Pyrus communis chromosome 15, drPyrComm1.1, whole genome shotgun sequence genomic segment:
- the LOC137716948 gene encoding uncharacterized protein: MADDKASGTASGTQWDNPTHQLYLHHLDQPGAILVPQPLVEDNYSTWKQSMTMALTVKNKIGLVDGSIEEPSGKNLHEWQQWNRCNNLVQTWLLGSMSKDIASSVINCKNARQIWMELQERFSHVNVVQLFNIENEIHDCVQRGMSVGSYFTKLKGLWDARDALCTFPICTCGSVKELAAYLDTQKTMKFLMGLNDSYASVRSNTLLQDPFPTVNKAYSLVLRHEKQSENANRESEGEKDELKCTKCNKTNHTAKTCQAHLKCAFCGWKGYTAEYCSKKKAAVEAVLSKGNQAATCLTDRKEMKFPFTAEECKQILSMLHNKSSSANHVSNPATHEELSGPTFGNDDWDGN; the protein is encoded by the exons ATGGCAGACGACAAAGCATCAGGCACGGCTTCAGGAACCCAGTGGGATAATCCTACTCATCAACTATATCTTCATCATTTAGACCAACCCGGTGCTATTCTTGTGCCGCAGCCCTTGGTCGAAGACAATTACAGCACATGGAAACAATCCATGACTATGGCCTTAACGGTCAAGAACAAAATCGGACTCGTAGACGGTTCGATCGAAGAACCAAGTGGAAAGAATCTCCATGAATGGCAGCAGTGGAATCGCTGCAATAATCTGGTCCAGACTTGGCTGCTAGGGTCAATGTCGAAAGACATCGCTAGCAGCGTTATCAATTGCAAGAACGCTAGGCAGATATGGATGGAACTGCAGGAGCGATTCTCGCATGTGAACGTGGTTCAACTGTTCAATATCGAGAATGAGATTCATGATTGTGTGCAAAGAGGAATGTCTGTGGGATCTTACTTCACGAAGTTGAAGGGACTCTGGGATGCCCGTGACGCTCTCTGCACTTTTCCGATCTGCACCTGTGGCTCAGTCAAGGAATTGGCTGCATATTTGGACACACAGAAAACTATGAAGTTCCTCATGGGCCTCAATGACTCATATGCAAGTGTTCGCAGCAACACCTTGCTGCAAGATCCATTTCCCACAGTAAACAAGGCGTACTCCCTTGTTCTGAGGCATGAGAAGCAATCGGAA AATGCCAACCGTGAATCTGAAGGAGAAAAAGATGAGCTGAAGTGCACCAAGTGCAACAAGACAAACCACACTGCCAAGACTTGTCAGGCACACCTCAAATGTGCATTTTGTGGCTGGAAAGGTTACACGGCAGAATACTGCAGCAAGAAGAAGGCAGCGGTTGAGGCAGTGCTTTCCAAAGGGAATCAAGCAGCAACGTGTTTGACAGACAGGAAGGAGATGAAGTTTCCGTTTACTGCTGAAGAGTGCAAACAAATCTTGAGTATGCTACACAATAAATCCTCATCTGCCAATCATGTTAGTAATCCTGCAACCCATGAAGAACTCTCAG GACCTACGTTCGGGAACGATGATTGGGACGGGAATTGA